In the genome of Pseudodesulfovibrio sp. S3, the window GTGGCCCGGAAAGCGTTCGTTCACGAACTTTCTTTCCCGGGCAGTGGAGCCGCGCTACAGGCTCTTGGTCCCGATTCCAGGATCACAGCCCAAAAAAGGCGTTTTTGCCTACTTTTGTCGCCTTGAACAAAAGTAGGGCGCTGCAAGAGCGCAACACTTCAAAAGGATATAGAGCCTAGCTTCCACCGCGAATGCGCTACGAACAAAACAACCAAACCCACCCTGGAGGGGATACGCGCTCATCACCACCGCGGATGCGCGCACATCCTCCCTTCAACAAATATAACAAACCATCCACCCCCCCCTTACAAAGTCGAACAATTGGTCCCGAAGCTTAGAGCCTGTCTTGGGCGGCGAAGTGTGGCCCGATTGAGTCCACAAGGTGGACAATCGTTTCGGGCAGCAAAAGCCGCCTACTGGCTCTTGGCTTCGGGGCCAGGCTCACAGCGCAGAAAAGCGTTTTATGCCTATTTTTGTCGCTTCGTGTTGATTGTCAAACCAAACTGAACACCGAGCTGAGGCCTTGTTGCTCAACGACTTCCCAGGTTGTCCGGTATCCGAATTTCTTCCTTGGTCGATTGTTTATGAGATCAACTGCCCAGCGCAGCCTGTCCGGGTCCGCAAAATCTGAACGTTTTCGTTTTGGGTAGAACTGACGCAGCAATCCATTTGTTTGTGCGTTGAGAGCTCTTTCGTTTGGCGCTTGGGGGCGTCAAAAAGGTTGGGGGAGCGGCAGCGAGGGCTCTGCAACGCAGCCGCTTCTCAATCCATCGCCGCCCTAGGCGGCATCCCTGTCTCCTTCAGGGGCGCTGGCCCAAGCGCCTCCTCCTCATGCGATGCGGCAACTGGGCTGCTCCCGCCCGATGGGCGAAAACACGAACTGCCACAATTGGATGTCCCTGGCCCTGAACGCTCCGGCGCAGGATTGCAGATAATACTCCCACATGCGCCGGAACCGGTCGTCGTACTGTTCTCGCAGGTCCGGCCATGCGCGGCGGAAGGTGCGCAGCCAGCTCATCAGGGTACGGTCGTAGTCCGGGCCGATGTTGTGGAGATCCTCCACCACGAACCATTTTTCCGAGGCGCGCCCGATCTGGGCCACCGAGGGCAGGCAGCCGTTCGGGAAGATGTAGGTGCTGATCCAGGGGTCGATGTTCAGGTCGGTGCAGTTGCTGCCGATGGTATGGAGCAGGAAGAGTCCGTCGGGTTTGAGGCAGCGGGCGGCGGAGTGCATGAATGTGCGGTAGTTTTTCGGTCCCACGTGCTCGAACATGCCCACGGATACGATCTTGTCGTAGCAGCCGTCCAGCAGCCGGTAGTCCAGTTCGCGTATTTGCACGTCCAGCCCGGCGCAGAACTCGCGGGCGAACGCGATCTGCTGTCTTGAGATGTTCACGCCCGTCACGGTGCAGCCATACTCTTCGGCCATGAAGCGGGCCAGCCCGCCCCATCCGCAGCCGATGTCCAGCACCGTGTCGCCTGGGCCGAGTTTGAGCTTCTCGCAGATCAGCCGCATCTTGGCCTGTTGCGCCCAGGCCAGGGCATCGGCCACCTCTTCGTCGCGCTGGGTGTCCGGGCTGCCGTCCATGTCTTTAAAATACGCGCAGCTGTACTGCATGTAAGGGTCGAGAAACCCTTGGAAGAGATCGTTGCCCAGGTCGTAGTGGCGTTCGGCAACGATCCTGGCGCGCGACAGGTCTTGAAGGTTGAGGAGCACTGCGGGCAGG includes:
- the cfa gene encoding cyclopropane fatty acyl phospholipid synthase: MTASKEIMADLLAEADVVVDGNDPWDIRVKDERLFHDILLRKNLGLGEGYMRGWWECERVDELICRVLKSGTADRIRGCWRMLMRALPAVLLNLQDLSRARIVAERHYDLGNDLFQGFLDPYMQYSCAYFKDMDGSPDTQRDEEVADALAWAQQAKMRLICEKLKLGPGDTVLDIGCGWGGLARFMAEEYGCTVTGVNISRQQIAFAREFCAGLDVQIRELDYRLLDGCYDKIVSVGMFEHVGPKNYRTFMHSAARCLKPDGLFLLHTIGSNCTDLNIDPWISTYIFPNGCLPSVAQIGRASEKWFVVEDLHNIGPDYDRTLMSWLRTFRRAWPDLREQYDDRFRRMWEYYLQSCAGAFRARDIQLWQFVFSPIGREQPSCRIA